A window of the Oncorhynchus kisutch isolate 150728-3 linkage group LG12, Okis_V2, whole genome shotgun sequence genome harbors these coding sequences:
- the LOC109900813 gene encoding adenylosuccinate synthetase isozyme 1 A isoform X2: MSHKSCYTNPGTGGKRPRNDKGNKVTVVLGAQWGDEGKGKVVDLLATESDIICRCQGGNNAGHTVVVDGKEYDFHLLPSGIINSKAVSVIGNGVVIHLPGLLEEAEKNEKKGLKDWEKRLIISDRAHIVFDFHQAVDGLQEVQRQAQDGINIGTTKKGIGPTYSSKASRTGLRICDLLDDFKDFSTRFKNLAQQYQAMFPTLVVDVDGQLNKLKEYAERIRPMVRDGVYFMYDAINGPPKKILVEGANAALLDIDFGTYPFVTSSNCTVGGVCTGLGIPPLNIGDVYGVVKAYTTRVGIGAFPTEQLNEVGELLQTRGHEVGVTTGRKRRCGWLDLVILRYANMINGFTAFALTKLDILDVMDEIKVGVSYKLKGKKIPYFPANMDVLQKVEVEYEKLPGWKSDTSACRKWEDLPGKAQNYIRFVENHVGVPIKWVGVGKARESMIQMF; encoded by the exons ATGTCTCACAAAAGTTGTTATACAAACCCTGGCACAGGGGGGAAGCGACCTCGAAACGACAAGGGGAACAAGGTGACAGTTGTACTTGGTGCACAATGGGGCGATGAAGGGAAGGGGAAAGTGGTGGATTTGTTGGCGACAGAGTCGGACATCATTTGCAGATGCCAG GGCGGTAACAACGCAGGTCACACGGTGGTCGTGGATGGGAAGGAATATGACTTCCACCTCCTCCCCAGTGGGATCATCAACTCCAAAGCTGTTTCTGTGATCG gcAATGGTGTGGTCATTCATCTGCCAGGCTTGTTAGAAGAAGCggaaaaaaatgaaaagaaaG GCCTTAAAGACTGGGAGAAGAGACTGATCATCTCAGACAGGGCCCACATTG TGTTTGACTTCCACCAGGCAGTCGACGGGCtccaggaggtacagagacaAGCACAGGACGGGATAAA TATTGGAACCACAAAGAAAGGCATCGGACCGACCTACTCTAGCAAAGCGTCACGTACGGGGCTGCGTATCTGTGACCTCCTAGATGATTTCAAAGACTTTTCTACGAG GTTCAAGAACCTTGCTCAGCAGTACCAGGCCATGTTCCCCACACTGGTGGTAGATGTTGACGGTCAGCTGAACAAATTAAAG GAGTATGCTGAGCGGATAAGACCCATGGTGCGAGACGGTGTCTATTTCATGTACGACGCTATTAATGGACCCCCTAAGAAGATTCTGGTGGAGGGAGCGAACGCTGCCCTGCTTGACATTGACTTTG GTACATACCCATTTGTGACATCATCAAACTGCACCGTGGGTGGTGTGTGTACAGGACTGGGCATCCCCCCTCTGAACATTGGTGATGTGTACGGGGTTGTGAAGGCCTACACCACTAGGGTGGGCATCGGGGCGTTCCCAACAGAACAACTCAAT GAGGTTGGGGAGCTGCTACAGACGCGGGGCCATGAGGTGGGCGTGACCACAGGGAGGAAACGACGCTGTGGTTGGCTGGATCTGGTCATCCTGCGTTACGCCAATATGATAAACGGCTTCACGGC GTTTGCATTAACCAAACTTGATATCCTTGATGTGATGGATGAAATCAAAGTGGGAGTGTCTTATAAACTCAAGGGCAAAAAGATTCCCTATTTCCCAG CTAACATGGACGTCCTGCAGAAAGTGGAGGTGGAGTACGAGAAACTGCCTGGCTGGAAGAGTGACACCTCAGCCTGTAGGAAGTGGGAAGATCTGCCAGGAAAAGCCCAGAACTACATTCGCTTTGTGGAGAACCACGTTGGTGTACCCA TCAAATGGGTTGGAGTGGGCAAGGCCAGGGAGTCTATGATCCAGATGTTCTAG
- the LOC109900813 gene encoding adenylosuccinate synthetase isozyme 1 A isoform X1 yields MSHKSCYTNPGTGGKRPRNDKGNKVTVVLGAQWGDEGKGKVVDLLATESDIICRCQGGNNAGHTVVVDGKEYDFHLLPSGIINSKAVSVIGRCRPTVKSFSSSPKFGHTYSRGNGVVIHLPGLLEEAEKNEKKGLKDWEKRLIISDRAHIVFDFHQAVDGLQEVQRQAQDGINIGTTKKGIGPTYSSKASRTGLRICDLLDDFKDFSTRFKNLAQQYQAMFPTLVVDVDGQLNKLKEYAERIRPMVRDGVYFMYDAINGPPKKILVEGANAALLDIDFGTYPFVTSSNCTVGGVCTGLGIPPLNIGDVYGVVKAYTTRVGIGAFPTEQLNEVGELLQTRGHEVGVTTGRKRRCGWLDLVILRYANMINGFTAFALTKLDILDVMDEIKVGVSYKLKGKKIPYFPANMDVLQKVEVEYEKLPGWKSDTSACRKWEDLPGKAQNYIRFVENHVGVPIKWVGVGKARESMIQMF; encoded by the exons ATGTCTCACAAAAGTTGTTATACAAACCCTGGCACAGGGGGGAAGCGACCTCGAAACGACAAGGGGAACAAGGTGACAGTTGTACTTGGTGCACAATGGGGCGATGAAGGGAAGGGGAAAGTGGTGGATTTGTTGGCGACAGAGTCGGACATCATTTGCAGATGCCAG GGCGGTAACAACGCAGGTCACACGGTGGTCGTGGATGGGAAGGAATATGACTTCCACCTCCTCCCCAGTGGGATCATCAACTCCAAAGCTGTTTCTGTGATCG GaagatgtaggcctactgtcaaATCATTCAGttccagtccaaagtttggacacacctactcaaggg gcAATGGTGTGGTCATTCATCTGCCAGGCTTGTTAGAAGAAGCggaaaaaaatgaaaagaaaG GCCTTAAAGACTGGGAGAAGAGACTGATCATCTCAGACAGGGCCCACATTG TGTTTGACTTCCACCAGGCAGTCGACGGGCtccaggaggtacagagacaAGCACAGGACGGGATAAA TATTGGAACCACAAAGAAAGGCATCGGACCGACCTACTCTAGCAAAGCGTCACGTACGGGGCTGCGTATCTGTGACCTCCTAGATGATTTCAAAGACTTTTCTACGAG GTTCAAGAACCTTGCTCAGCAGTACCAGGCCATGTTCCCCACACTGGTGGTAGATGTTGACGGTCAGCTGAACAAATTAAAG GAGTATGCTGAGCGGATAAGACCCATGGTGCGAGACGGTGTCTATTTCATGTACGACGCTATTAATGGACCCCCTAAGAAGATTCTGGTGGAGGGAGCGAACGCTGCCCTGCTTGACATTGACTTTG GTACATACCCATTTGTGACATCATCAAACTGCACCGTGGGTGGTGTGTGTACAGGACTGGGCATCCCCCCTCTGAACATTGGTGATGTGTACGGGGTTGTGAAGGCCTACACCACTAGGGTGGGCATCGGGGCGTTCCCAACAGAACAACTCAAT GAGGTTGGGGAGCTGCTACAGACGCGGGGCCATGAGGTGGGCGTGACCACAGGGAGGAAACGACGCTGTGGTTGGCTGGATCTGGTCATCCTGCGTTACGCCAATATGATAAACGGCTTCACGGC GTTTGCATTAACCAAACTTGATATCCTTGATGTGATGGATGAAATCAAAGTGGGAGTGTCTTATAAACTCAAGGGCAAAAAGATTCCCTATTTCCCAG CTAACATGGACGTCCTGCAGAAAGTGGAGGTGGAGTACGAGAAACTGCCTGGCTGGAAGAGTGACACCTCAGCCTGTAGGAAGTGGGAAGATCTGCCAGGAAAAGCCCAGAACTACATTCGCTTTGTGGAGAACCACGTTGGTGTACCCA TCAAATGGGTTGGAGTGGGCAAGGCCAGGGAGTCTATGATCCAGATGTTCTAG